The Lycium barbarum isolate Lr01 chromosome 4, ASM1917538v2, whole genome shotgun sequence nucleotide sequence TCACTCACTTTTCAACAAGTAATTATGGTTTGGTCTTGATTAATTTGTATGCAGGTTGAAGAATTCGCTCCCAAAATTCGACAAGTTATAGATTGGTACCTCTCTTTCTCTGCATTTTTCTCATTGGTTTATATTGAAAAAAGAATTAAGATAGTGTTCTAATGATTGAAAAGTTGTTGACATTTTAATCTTCTTTAGTTATTTATTGATATTAAGATTATTAGGGTTATGTTTGTTAAAAttcttcaaactcaagagttGATTTATATCTTGCTCTTAATTCAAGTGCGTCCCTTCGATTACGTTGCTATCGCAGTTCTGATTTCTTTTATGCTAAGTGTTTGGTAAAATGGAAGTTGAGACATCAGAATTTGCAAAGTAATGTGAACAGAAATTTTATTGATTTGGAATGAGCATTGATTGAATATTAAAGGTTGTATGGTTACTTATTTAATACCTTAGAGGTGTTGTTATTTACTTTTATTTCAGTTGAGTTAGCTATGTTAAAGATAGTAGAGTTATATCTTAAAACGTGCCTTTTTCTTTTCCCCTCTTTGCCTAGGGAAGCAGGGTGGGGAACGGGGCAATTTGATGAGTTTTTGTCTAATTAATCACCTAAATTTGCCTTCAAGTTCCGAAAAATAACGTTCGGAGTTTTTATTTCAAGTCAGAATTCCAGCTGTGCTAAAACTTTAAATAGTGTGGAACCTTTGAAGCTTGCTTGAGGTATTCGTCCAAGAACTGGGTGGAAACTTTAAGTATTTGTCTGTCCAAGCTAACCGAAGGCTGAAAGCCTCAATCGATAATTCCATATACTTTTAGTGTTGGTactttttgtaatttttcttatTGTGCATTATCTACTTTTAGTGTTGTGATGCCTTTTGCAGAAATTtcgggtaaggctgcgtacaatagaaccttgtggtccggcccttccccggaacccgcgcatagcgggagcttattAGTGCATCGggctaccctttttttttttttttttatagtgttGTGATGCTCGCCTTCACTGGTGAAACAGGTTTGGACAACTTCAAGCTGTCGATCTGGAGAGTATCGAACCAGCCATAAGGGCAGGTGaatacttcaacttcaacttaatTGAATActtctctttgattttttttctttcaaagttccactgtaatttattttcttgaagATAATGTCATATGGTTCTCGAAATGGTTCTTGCTTCATTCAGCATCAAAAATGAGAAAATGGTATAAGAATGCATGTCTTTTCATCTCTAGGCATAAGCACCAAAACAGATTGGGGTGACCCGCCACCAGATATGCCATGCTAAAAGATTTCGTTGACTGATCCTTAGTGTCAGCCATTGGACACCCAACAATGAAGAAATTTATCTCCTTGCAAATTGTAATCCATTAAAATAGAACAGCAATTAATGCCTTCCTCATCCTTTTGTTTTATTCTCTCATGTTCTAGTTTACTAGTGTTAACATGTGACAGTATCTTTAGGATGGATTCCTGGAAGAAGCTAACCATGCTAAGGTTAACAAACAATAAATTAAATAGTCAAAGGTTACTGATCCTTTTGCATCTGGATCTTTCTTGGATTTAAAAAtcttttgaaagttgaaacagaTTGTAAGAATCGGAATATTTTGTTGGATTTTCTTTGATGACTTGAGTGCTAATAACATGTAAGAGTGCAAGACTTTTGAACATCAAAACATTTGATGCGACATTAAATTTTATCCTTTTGGCAATTCTTTCTTGATCTGCAGATACTGAGGGAGATAATTTGCGCGACGACATACCTGAAAAGTTTGAGAATAGGTAATCTTGTTATCCTCCGTCTACTTTCTTTTATGTTATTTTGGCCCTGCGGTGTTCAGAGCAAACAAATGATTCTTGTATGCATTTTCCACTATTAGGGAAGCATTGATTTCTGCTGTGCCAAGCTTTGAGGAGCCTTACATCAAAGTTCCCAAAGTGTTGAATAAGGAGTGACATTATTTAGGTCATTTCGTTTCACTTCCAGGGGAAGACcataattttatatattttgatcAGTAGATGGAAGACCTGACATCATCCCTCCAAAATCTTTTTCAAGATGTATCTTGATGCAACATGTAACACAGCTATGCTACTGCTGCCTGTTAGTTATCTCTATTCATTTTTCCTATTACTTATC carries:
- the LOC132635840 gene encoding glutamyl-tRNA(Gln) amidotransferase subunit C, chloroplastic/mitochondrial-like, which codes for MACIKPLHLLKPARIATDSFFFNFTKNGISSFPLAIKPKHSTAQRSYYVKSSALEPPDIPRLAEKARISLTLQEVEEFAPKIRQVIDWFGQLQAVDLESIEPAIRADTEGDNLRDDIPEKFENREALISAVPSFEEPYIKVPKVLNKE